From the genome of Pseudomonas sp. FP453:
TGGGGCCGCGCGGCATCACCATCAACAACGTGCAGCCTGGGCCGGTGGACACGGATATGAACCCGGCGAACAGTGACTTTGCCGAGAGCCTGATCGGGTTGATGGCGGTGGGGCGGTATGGGCATGTGGAAGAGATTGCGAGCTTTGTGGCGTACCTGGCGGGCCCAGAGGCCGGCTACATTACGGGGGCCAGCCTGACCATCGACGGTGGTTTCAGCGCCTAAGACTTCAGAAACACCGCAAAACCCACTGTGGGAGCTGGCTTGCCTGCGATGGCGGTCTTGAGGACGCCATCGCAGGCAAGCCAGCTCCCACAGTTTTTGACCGAGTTCAGTCAGCGCAATGGCGGCAGGCCGTAGGCCGCCAGGTCAAACTCGGCGAGCTTGCGAATGATCTGATCCGCATGCTGGTACTTACTGTCGGCCATGGCCTCATCCGGCACGGCGATGGCGGTCATGTTGGCGGCCTTCGCAGCGGTCACACCGAACGGCGAATCCTCGAACACCAGGCAATCCTCGGGCGCAACGCCCAAACGGCGGGCGGCGGTGAGGAAGATATCCGGCGCAGGTTTGGCGGCGCCGACTTCCGGGTCATCGGCGGTGACGATGGTATCGAACAAGCCAAACCATTCGCGGTGCAACGTGGTCTTGTGCCCAAACGAATTGCGCGACGAACTGGTGCCCACGGCAATCGGAATATTGTGCGCCTTCAAGTGCCGCACCAGCGCTTCGGCGCCGGGCATGCCCAGGGCCTTGGGAAAGCGCTCGCTCATCAGCGGCTCGCGAATCACCAGGAACTCCGCCGGGGTGATCGGCAGGTCCAGCGCCTTGACCACATACTCGGCCAAGTCCTGCGCGCCACGGCCGATGATGTGCTGCTTGATCCCCCAGTCATAGGTGCGACCATAGCGTTCGGCGATGATCTGCGTGACTTCGGTGTAGATGCCTTCCGTATCCAGCAACAAACCGTCCATATCGAAAATCACGGCCTTGATCGGGCCGGCGGTACGCGGTGCGTTCATCAAAACAGATCCTGGGAGGAAGGACTAAAAGGATTCAGCACAATAACGGTCACGCTTGCCGGCAAGCAACCCTTTAGACTGTGCGCCTCTCCTTTTGAAGTGCCCACGATGCTCTACCGCCTTGCCGCCGACAGCCTGGTGCTGTTTCACCTCAGCTTTATCCTGTTCGTGTTGTTTGGCGGGTTGCTCGCCCTCAAATGGCACCGCGTGATGTGGTTGCACCTGCCCGCCGTGGCATGGGGCATCGCCGTCGAGGTGCTGCACCTGCCCTGCCCGCTGACCCGCTGGGAAAACCTGCTGCGCCACCTCGCCGGGCAGGACGGCTATGGCGCCGGGTTTATCGAACACTACATCCTCGCGCTGATTTATCCCGCCGGGCTGACGCCGGATATCCAGTTGGTGCTGGGCGCCGTGGTGGTGGCGATCAATGTCGCGGTGTACGGCTGGCTGATCCGGGCGTTACGTACAGGCTTGAGACAGCTCGGCTGGTGAAGAATCAGGCTCCCTCAGTCCGTGCGTAGCCGTCGCCATGTCCGAAGCCTTCGAAGTCCCCAGCCCCCACGAAAAACACATCGAACACACCACCGAACATGCCCACGGCCGCGGGGACAATTTCGCCAGCCGCATTGCCGTGATGACGGCACTGATGGCCACCCTTGGCGCCATGCTCAGCTACCAGGCCGGCTCCACCGAAAGCGAAGCGGCGATGGAAGAACAACGCCGCCATCATCAAGACCGAAGCCGCCAACCAGTGGAACTACTACCAGGCCAAGTCCAGCCGGCAGAACCTGGCGGAACTGGCCACCCACATTCCCGGCGTGGACGCGGCGCATTACAAGGACGAGATCGAGCGCTACAAGAGCCAGAAAGAAGACGTGCGCAAACAGGCCGAGAAGCTTGAGGCTACCTCGAAGGCATGGGATGAAAAGTCGGAACAGGCGCTGCACCAGCATCACCGCTGGGCCCAGGCGATGACCGCGATTCAGATCGCGATCTCGCTGGCGGCGATTACGTTGTTGACGAGGAAGGAGTGGTTGAAACGGATGTCGTATGCGGCGGCGGGAGTGGCGGTCGTGCTCGGTAGCCTGGCATGGCTGCACATCTGACACCCCCCAGGCCAAAAATGTGGGAGCTGGCTTGCCTGCGATAACGGTGTGCCAGCCCCCACAATTTGCACTGTCACTCCACCACCCCATCGCTATATAGTAAAAAGCATAACGAAAAAACCTACACAAGCCGAGGAACAGCTGGTGACCGCACAACCCAAGGAAGCCGTGGGCGCCGCCTACAGCATAGAATCCATGCGCTACGCCCAGGCCATGACCTGGCAAGCCATCGAACACCTCGCCCAACGCATCCGCCCCGGCATGCTGGAGTCCGAAGCCCGAGAACTGGGCAAACAAGTCCTCGCCGACCTCGACATGCAACGCATCTGGCACCCGCTGCTGGTGCGCTTCGGCGCCAACACGCTGAAGGCCTTCAACCAGCGCTCCGAAGGCGATCCGGTGCTGGGCGAAGACGATATCTTCTTCATCGACATGGGCGCCGTATGGCAAGGCCACGAAGGTGACGCCGGCGCCACATTCACCACCGGCAACGATGCAGACATGATCGCCTGCGCCAGCGCCGCCAAAGCGCTGTTCGACCGCGTACAGGCCCGCTGGAAAAACGACCAGGTCGTCGGCCTCGAACTCTACCGCTACGCCGAAGAACAAGCCCGGGCCATGGGCTGGCAACTGAACCTCGACATCAAGGGCCACCGCGTCAGCGACTTCCCCCACGCCATCCACCGTGGCGGCGACCTCGGCGACTTCGAGCACTACCCGAATGCGGGATTGTGGATCCTCGAAATCCAGATCGCCCACCCGAGCAAACCCTACGGCGCCTTCTACGAAGACCTGCTTGCCTGACCCCTTAAGGAACCCAAATGGAACGCTCCACCGAGCCCCCCGTGCTGCTTTTTTCCTACGGCACATTGCAGGACAAAGCCGTACAACTGGCCAACTTCGGCCGCGAGCTGGCGGGCCAGCACGATGCAATGCTCGGCTACACAAAAAGCTGGGTAGAGATCACCGATCCCGAAGTGCTGGCCACCAGCGGCAAAACCCATCACCCGATCGTGGCGCCCACGACCGAAAACGGCCACAGCGTGGAGGGCATGGTCTTTCAGATCACCGAGAAAGAACTGGCGGCGGCGGATGCGTATGAAGTGTCGGACTACAAGCGGGTGTCGGTAGCCCTGGCGTCAGGGCTGACGGCTTGGGTGTACGTGCAGGCATAATGAGTCATGGGGGCCTGAGCACTCGCGGCCCCCTCTCGACCCAAACCTTCTTTATGAAAAAGGCCATCTATCAATGAGGATGTCACTCATCGCTGCGTTGGGATTTTTATCGCTGATACACGCGTCACTCTCCCTCGCGGAGAATAGCAACGGCAAGAATCTCTTTTCACAGCGATGCGCCATGTGTCACGGAGCCGACCTCAAAGCCACAGAACCACTGGCCAATAAAAGCACCCCGCCTACGCCCAACCTGACTACACCTGCCTTCAAGAAACGGCTGGATGATTACCCGGGCGTCATCGTGTCTTCGATCATCCTTCGCCCCAATGGCGACTTGATTCCACGCACCTTGCGGGAGAACGGGGTAAAGCTCGCGCCGCATACGTGGACCATCCAGGACCTGCGCGACTTGAATGAATACATGAGTGGCGCGATCACTAAAGCCCGATGAACAGGCGGAAAAGGCACAGCCATAAATTAGGGAACGTCTGATATTCGCGGGTTTCGATGCTGAATAGAGTGCTTCATTGTTCAGAAAACTCTATCGGTATCAACATGACGCTTTGGAAAAGTTTATTGGCCAGGCTTACTCATCGAGTGCTGCAGCAGCCTGCGCCTCGAATAGCAGCGCACTTACCATTAATTTCGGAAAAAATCTAACTCAGAGCATTACGACACCCCAAGATGTACCGAACGGAACGGTACTTTACTCGGAAACTTCCGCGGTAATGCCAAAGTTTGACCTTTATTGCCAAAACGCAACACTCGGCTTTAACGTCAATCCTGCTTTGGGTAGTGCGACCACTGGAACGGTCTTTCCTTTAGGAGTGCCAGGGCTCTCGTTCCGAATATATTTCGGTGGCTTTTATGTAGCCACGCCAGCACTTGAATCCGGTAACATCACCTTTTTCTACCCCTCTACAAGTTACCGCCTTGAAATCATCAAGTCTGGCGAGCTTTTATCACAGAGCCCGGTCCCTGCAATCTCACTGGGAGAGTTCCGAGGCGATAACTTGAAAGTAATCACGTTCAACCTAATCAATCCAGTGACGGTGAATGCTGCGTCCTGCCAAACACCGTCGGTATTTGTGGCGATGGGTGACGATTACCAATTGTTTGAATTCGACAACACTGGCGACGCGCCTCGCCCCATAAAATTCGACCTGTCGTTGAACAACTGCCAACGAGGAATACAAAAAGTCACTTACCAACTCCAGGCCAATACGCCGGTCATCGACGCGCAAAAAGGCATTGTCGCACTGAGCGGCGCATCCACCGCCAAAGGCATCGGCTTGCAGCTGAAGAACGATGCAGGCCAACCCATTGTGCTAAACACGCCTTATGTATTCAGCGGGTTCAACACCACGGGTACCGACTTCAAAATCCCGTTAACCGCCGCTTATATTCGCCTGGCGGACAGCACCCTCCAAGCTGGCAGCGCCAATTCGGAAGTCACCTTTATCGTGAATTACCTGTAAAGAGGAAGGTCGTCTCATTTACCGTCAGAAGCGGCCATTCAAAAAATCGTGAACTCGCAACCTCCGAAAGCCATTTAGTGCCCCCCCTCCACTGCCACCCCAAGCGCATTGCCGGCCAAGGTCAGCCACTCATCCGGCTGGCTCTTTTTGCGCAGCCAAATAGAGCCCCAGTCCCCGATCCGTCCCATATAGCGATTTTTCAGACGCCAGAAACCACAAACCCCCGGTTTCCTCTAGGAAAACCGGGGGTTTGTGTTTACTTAATGTGGCGGTGAAGGAGAGATTCGAACTCTCGATACAATTTCTTGTATACACACTTTCCAGGCGTGCTCCTTAAGCCACTCGGACACTTCACCGTATCTCGTCAAACCAGTTCAGTCTGTCGAGGCGCGCTAATGTAGTCGAAAGCCTTTCAGATGGCAAAGGTTTTTTTCAGAATTTTCATGCGCTTAGCGGGATATGCCATTCCATGCCCGGCAAGGGGCGGTGTTTCTGCCATTCTCGGGCACCGGCAGCGCACGCCCGGGGAGGCTGTTGTCCCCTGCCCTAGGCCGCCCAGCGCTGGGTAAGCGGGAAAAGTCTGACTGGGTAGTCAGTCATGGCGCTTTACCGAGACGGGCGTGGTGGGTAACGTCTGTGCATGCTCGTCTATAAACAGCCTATCTATAACAAGTCCTACAAGGAACCGCGTCATGAGTGAGTTGATTGCTTACCACCTCGAAGACGGTATCGCGACCCTGACGTTGAGCAACGGCAAGGTGAATGCCATTTCTCCCGATGTGGTCAGTGCGTTTAATACAGCGCTGGATCAGGCGGAGAAGGATCGGGCGGTGGTGATCATCACCGGCACGCCGGGGATTTTGTCCGGTGGTTATGATTTGAAGGTCATGACTGCCGGTCCTAAAGAGGCAATCGGTTTGGTGACGTCGGGTTCGACCCTGGCGCGCCGCCTGTTGTCGCACCCGTTCCCGGTGATTGTGGCGTGCCCTGGGCATGCGGTGGCGAAAGGTGCGTTCCTGTTGTTGTCGGCGGATTATCGGATTGGCGTCGAAGGCCCGTTCAGCATTGGCCTGAATGAAGTGGCCATCGGCATGACCATGCACCACGCCGGGATCGAGTTGGCGCGGGATCGTCTGCGCAAATCGGCGTTTCATCGTTCGGTGATCAATGCCGAGATGTTCGACCCGCAGGGCGCGTTGCAGGCTGGCTTCCTGGATAAGGTGGTGGCGCCTGAAGAACTGCACGCTGCCGCCCTGGAAGCCGCACGCCAGTTGAAGAAGATCAATATGAATGCGCACAAGCACACCAAATTGAAGGTGCGCAAAGCGCTGCTGGAGGCCTTGGACGATGCCATCATCCAGGATCAGGGCCATAACCTGAGCTGACCGCCTACATCCGCAATACCAGAGCCCGACCTTGAGTCGGGCTTTTTCTTACAAAAAAATCCGAAACACCTTTAGCCGCTCTAGCCAGCCGCTGCTGGCACATGTTGAAACATGTACTAAAACATCGCCTATCTCCTACCTCTACAGGGGTAATTGCCGAATACAGTGCACATCCGTACACTGCGCCACCTTTTGTCTCGATAGGCCGTGTCGATGCTTTTTCTGTTGCGTATGTTGTTGATGGGCCTGCATTTTATGATCGCGGGCGTGCTAGGCGTGCTCGTCGGGATCTGCCGGCCGTTCAACCCGGACAACAGTCGCCTGTGCGCACGCCTCTATGCGTTGCCGGCCATGTGGATCCTGGGGCTGAACGTCAAGACCGATGTGGATTCGCTGCGAGACAAGCCCAGCGGTTGCGTGATCATCGCCAACCACCAGTCCAACTATGACCTGTTTGTGTTTGGCAACGTGGTGCCCTATCGCACCGTGTGCATCGCCAAGAAAAGCCTGAAGTGGGTGCCGCTGTTCGGCCAGTTGTTCTGGCTGGCGGGCAATGTGCTGATCGACCGGGGCAACGCGCACAAGGCGCGCCGGGCGATGCTCACCACCACCGATACGTTGCAACACAAGGACACGTCGATCTGGGTGTTCCCGGAAGGTACGCGCAATCTGGGCAAGGGGTTGCTGCCGTTCAAGAAAGGCGCGTTCCATATGGCGATTGCGGCCGGCGTGCCGATCGTGCAGGTGTGCGTGAGCAATTACGTCACGCATATGCGGCTGAATCGCTGGAACAGTGGTGATGTGCTCATACGCTCGTTGCCGCCGATTCCTACGGTTGGGATGACGGTGGATGACGTGCCGAGGTTGATGCAGGCGTGTCAGGCGCAGATGGAAGCTTGCATTGCGCAGATGGATCTTGAGTTGCGGGTGGGCTAAGCCTTTGGGGGCGCTTCGCGCCCCAGCGCGAGCAAGCTCGCTCGCCACAACTAGCTCGCTCGGCACAGTGAGCAGCCGCAATGGAACGCCTTTCAGGCTAAGCTGCCCAACACCTGTCCTCCTAATAAGAAGTGATCAGCACCATGGGTAGAGTTGTTGCGGCCGCCGTCTACAGCGCCGGTAAGAAAGTTACGGATATCACCCTTGACGAAGGCGCGGCCTGGGCCGCCAAACCCAACCACTTTGTATGGATCGGCCTGGAAGAACCCAACGCCCAGGAGCTGGCCAATCTGCAACGCCAGTTCAACCTGCATGAACTGGCCATCGAAGACGCCCTGGAGAAACACAGCCGCCCGAAGCTGGAAACCTTCGGCGATGCGCTGTTTATCGTCACCTACTCACCGGTGCGCGAGAACGGCAAGCTGGTGTTTATCGAGACCCATATCTTTGCCGGCAACGGCTACATCATCACCGCCCGTAACGGTCACTCGGCGTCCTACGGCTTTGTGCGCCAGCGCTGTGAGGCGCGGCCGCTATTGCTGGAGCATGGGGAAGATTTCGTACTCTATGCGTTGCTGGATTTCGTCACCGAGAACTACCAGCCGGTCAGCGAAGCGATCCATGCCGAGATCGATGAGCTGGAGCGCAACGTGCTGTGCAGCTCATTGAGTGAACGCGACATCCAGAAGATTCACGGCCTGCGCCGCGATGTACTGCGGCTCAAGCGTTATGTGGCACCGATGGTGGAGATCAGCCAGGAGCTGCAGAAGCTGAGCTTTCCGTTTATCGACAAGAACATGCGCCCGTATTTCCGTGATGTGCAGATCCACGTCACGCGGCAGATGGAAGACCTCACCACCCTGCGCGATATCGCCAGCCAGACCATCGAGATCGGTGTGTTGCTGGAGGCCTCGCGCCAGAGCGTGGTGCAGCGCAAATTCGCCGCGTGGGCGGCGATCCTTGCGTTCCCCACGGCGGTGGCGGGAATTTATGGGATGAACTTCCAGAACATGCCCGAGCTGCAATGGCACTACGGCTATTTTGCGGTGCTCGGGTTTATCGCATTTGGCTGCACCGGGCTGTGGGCCAGCTTCAAGCGTTCGGGCTGGCTTTAAGCCGCAGCGCCGGGCTTGTGCGCCACAAAGCGCATCATCCATTCCGCCACGGTCACGCCGTGGTGGTCATGTTCCAGGCTGGCCACGCCGCTGCTGTAGATCTGCTCGCCGAGGTTCTGCTGGCGAATATCCAGCAAGGCGCGGGAGTAATCGTGGATAAATTCCGGGTGGCCCTGGAAGCACAGCACCTGATCATTGATGTGGTACGCGGCAAACGGGCAGAAATCGCTGGAGGCGATGACGGTGGCGTTTTCCGGTAGCGCGGTGACCTGGTCCTGGTGGCTGATCAACAGGGTCAGTTCCTCCACCACCGGGCTGATCCACGGTGCCTTGGCGGCCATTTGATAGTTGTGGATGCCCACGCCCCAGCCTTGGCTCGCGCGCTCGCTCTTGCCGCCCAGCAGCAGCGCCAGCAACTGGTGGCCGAAGCAGATGCCCAACAGTTTGTCGCCGCGCTCGTAGCGGTTGAGCAGGTAGGTCTTGAGGGTCTGGATCCATGGGTCGGTGCCGAAGGAGTCGGCCTTGCTGCCGGTGACGAGGTAGGCATCGAACAACTGGTCGTCCGCCGGGTAATCGCCATTCATCACGTTATAGACGATGAACTCGGCCGCAATCGGCTGCTGGGAAAACAGACGCTGGAACATCTGCCCATAACCCTGATATTGATCCACCAACTCCGGGCGCAGGACATCGGTTTCCAGAATGCAGACGCGTAGCGACATAAAAAATACCTGACACGGTGATGGGAATAATGCACAGCCCAGAGCCTGCCTTGAAATACCCCTTCAAGGCAAGCCCTGCCCGTGCGCCCATCTGCTAGAAGCTAGCACCCTGTGCGGCTTTTTCCAGCAGCAACGCAGGCGGTGTGAAGCGCTCACCATACTGCTCGGCCAAATAGCGGGCGCGGGCGACAAAGTCGTTCAGGCCATACTGATTGATGAACTGCAACGCGCCGCCACTCCACGCGGCGAAGCCGATGCCGAAGATCGAGCCGACGTTGGCGTCAGCCGTGGACATCAGCACGCCCTCCTCCACGCAACGCACGGTTTCGATGGCCTGGATAAACAGCAAGCGGTCGCGCACATCCTGCGCAGAGATGCGTTGATCAGGTCGCTCAAAGCGCGCTTTCAGTTCCGGCCACAGCTGCTTCTGGCCACCCAAGGGGTAATCGTAAAAACCGCCGCCTGCCGCCTTGCCCAAGCGCTTGTACTCGTTGACCAACAGATCAATCACCAGCGTCGCCGGATGCGTCGGCACGGCCTTGCCTTCGGCCTGTAGATCCTTGGCCGTCTGCTGTCGGATATGGCTCATCAGGCTGAGGGACACTTCATCGGATACCGCCAACGGCCCTACCGGCATACCGGCCTTGCGCGCTTCGGTCTCGATCATTGGCGCCGCCACGCCTTCGCCAAGCATCGCAATGCCTTCGTTGGTGAAGGTGCCGAACACCCGCGAGGTGAAGAAGCCGCGACTGTCATTGACCACAATCGGGGTTTTCTTGATTTGCAGTACGAAGTCAAAACCTCGCGCCAGGGTTTCGTCCGAGGTGTGGGCGCCCTTGATGATTTCCACCAGGGGCATCTTGTCCACCGGGCTGAAGAAATGCAGGCCGATAAACTTGCCTTGGTCCGGCACCGCCGTTGCCAGCCCGCTGATGGGCAAGGTGGAGGTGTTGGAGGCGATCACCGCGTCGGCACCGACCACACGTTGCGCCGCCGCGGAGACCTTGGCCTTGAGTTCGCGGTCTTCGAACACCGCTTCGATGATCAGATCGCAGCCGGCCAAGTCTGCGTCCTCGGCCGTAGGATGAATCCGCGCGAGGATGGTTTCCCGCTGTTCGGCGCTCAATTGCCCACGGCTGACTTTCTTGTCCAGCAACGCCGCCGAGTGTGCCTGGCCCTTCTCGGCCGCCGCCAGATTGATGTCCTTGAGCACCACCTCGACCCCGGCGCTGGCGCTGACGTAGGCGATACCCGCGCCCATCATCCCGGCGCCGAGCACGCCGACCTTGCGCGTGACATAGGGCGCAAAGCCTCGCGGCCGGGAGCTGCCGGCGTTGATTTCATTGAGTTGAAACCAGAAGGTGCCGATCATGTTTTTCGCCACTTGCCCGGTCACCAGCTCGGTGAAGTAGCGGGTCTCGATCAAATGCGCGGTGTCGAAATCCACCTGGGCGCCTTCCACGGCGGCACACAGGATTTTCTCCGGCGCGGGGAAACAACCCTGGGTTTTACTGCGCAGGATCGACGGCGCGATGGCCAGCATCT
Proteins encoded in this window:
- a CDS encoding HAD-IA family hydrolase, whose protein sequence is MNAPRTAGPIKAVIFDMDGLLLDTEGIYTEVTQIIAERYGRTYDWGIKQHIIGRGAQDLAEYVVKALDLPITPAEFLVIREPLMSERFPKALGMPGAEALVRHLKAHNIPIAVGTSSSRNSFGHKTTLHREWFGLFDTIVTADDPEVGAAKPAPDIFLTAARRLGVAPEDCLVFEDSPFGVTAAKAANMTAIAVPDEAMADSKYQHADQIIRKLAEFDLAAYGLPPLR
- a CDS encoding fimbrial protein; the encoded protein is MFRKLYRYQHDALEKFIGQAYSSSAAAACASNSSALTINFGKNLTQSITTPQDVPNGTVLYSETSAVMPKFDLYCQNATLGFNVNPALGSATTGTVFPLGVPGLSFRIYFGGFYVATPALESGNITFFYPSTSYRLEIIKSGELLSQSPVPAISLGEFRGDNLKVITFNLINPVTVNAASCQTPSVFVAMGDDYQLFEFDNTGDAPRPIKFDLSLNNCQRGIQKVTYQLQANTPVIDAQKGIVALSGASTAKGIGLQLKNDAGQPIVLNTPYVFSGFNTTGTDFKIPLTAAYIRLADSTLQAGSANSEVTFIVNYL
- a CDS encoding c-type cytochrome, producing the protein MRMSLIAALGFLSLIHASLSLAENSNGKNLFSQRCAMCHGADLKATEPLANKSTPPTPNLTTPAFKKRLDDYPGVIVSSIILRPNGDLIPRTLRENGVKLAPHTWTIQDLRDLNEYMSGAITKAR
- a CDS encoding 3-hydroxyacyl-CoA dehydrogenase NAD-binding domain-containing protein, which gives rise to MTQAIRYEKGQDRIVVLTLDMPGQSANTMNGAYREAMAATVERLEAEKDTLAGVVITSAKKTFFAGGDLNELIKVDKAHAKDFYDGVRVLKAQLRRLETLGKPVVAAINGAALGGGWEICLACHYRVALDDKSVQLGLPEVTLGLLPGGGGVVRMVRLLGLEKALPYLLEGKKVRPQQALQAGLINELAADRDELLAKSCAWILANPEARQPWDNKGYQIPGGTPSNPKVAQMLAIAPSILRSKTQGCFPAPEKILCAAVEGAQVDFDTAHLIETRYFTELVTGQVAKNMIGTFWFQLNEINAGSSRPRGFAPYVTRKVGVLGAGMMGAGIAYVSASAGVEVVLKDINLAAAEKGQAHSAALLDKKVSRGQLSAEQRETILARIHPTAEDADLAGCDLIIEAVFEDRELKAKVSAAAQRVVGADAVIASNTSTLPISGLATAVPDQGKFIGLHFFSPVDKMPLVEIIKGAHTSDETLARGFDFVLQIKKTPIVVNDSRGFFTSRVFGTFTNEGIAMLGEGVAAPMIETEARKAGMPVGPLAVSDEVSLSLMSHIRQQTAKDLQAEGKAVPTHPATLVIDLLVNEYKRLGKAAGGGFYDYPLGGQKQLWPELKARFERPDQRISAQDVRDRLLFIQAIETVRCVEEGVLMSTADANVGSIFGIGFAAWSGGALQFINQYGLNDFVARARYLAEQYGERFTPPALLLEKAAQGASF
- a CDS encoding amidotransferase encodes the protein MSLRVCILETDVLRPELVDQYQGYGQMFQRLFSQQPIAAEFIVYNVMNGDYPADDQLFDAYLVTGSKADSFGTDPWIQTLKTYLLNRYERGDKLLGICFGHQLLALLLGGKSERASQGWGVGIHNYQMAAKAPWISPVVEELTLLISHQDQVTALPENATVIASSDFCPFAAYHINDQVLCFQGHPEFIHDYSRALLDIRQQNLGEQIYSSGVASLEHDHHGVTVAEWMMRFVAHKPGAAA
- a CDS encoding 1-acyl-sn-glycerol-3-phosphate acyltransferase, translating into MLFLLRMLLMGLHFMIAGVLGVLVGICRPFNPDNSRLCARLYALPAMWILGLNVKTDVDSLRDKPSGCVIIANHQSNYDLFVFGNVVPYRTVCIAKKSLKWVPLFGQLFWLAGNVLIDRGNAHKARRAMLTTTDTLQHKDTSIWVFPEGTRNLGKGLLPFKKGAFHMAIAAGVPIVQVCVSNYVTHMRLNRWNSGDVLIRSLPPIPTVGMTVDDVPRLMQACQAQMEACIAQMDLELRVG
- a CDS encoding crotonase/enoyl-CoA hydratase family protein, whose translation is MSELIAYHLEDGIATLTLSNGKVNAISPDVVSAFNTALDQAEKDRAVVIITGTPGILSGGYDLKVMTAGPKEAIGLVTSGSTLARRLLSHPFPVIVACPGHAVAKGAFLLLSADYRIGVEGPFSIGLNEVAIGMTMHHAGIELARDRLRKSAFHRSVINAEMFDPQGALQAGFLDKVVAPEELHAAALEAARQLKKINMNAHKHTKLKVRKALLEALDDAIIQDQGHNLS
- a CDS encoding DUF2784 domain-containing protein; this encodes MLYRLAADSLVLFHLSFILFVLFGGLLALKWHRVMWLHLPAVAWGIAVEVLHLPCPLTRWENLLRHLAGQDGYGAGFIEHYILALIYPAGLTPDIQLVLGAVVVAINVAVYGWLIRALRTGLRQLGW
- a CDS encoding gamma-glutamylcyclotransferase family protein, which gives rise to MERSTEPPVLLFSYGTLQDKAVQLANFGRELAGQHDAMLGYTKSWVEITDPEVLATSGKTHHPIVAPTTENGHSVEGMVFQITEKELAAADAYEVSDYKRVSVALASGLTAWVYVQA
- a CDS encoding magnesium and cobalt transport protein CorA; this translates as MGRVVAAAVYSAGKKVTDITLDEGAAWAAKPNHFVWIGLEEPNAQELANLQRQFNLHELAIEDALEKHSRPKLETFGDALFIVTYSPVRENGKLVFIETHIFAGNGYIITARNGHSASYGFVRQRCEARPLLLEHGEDFVLYALLDFVTENYQPVSEAIHAEIDELERNVLCSSLSERDIQKIHGLRRDVLRLKRYVAPMVEISQELQKLSFPFIDKNMRPYFRDVQIHVTRQMEDLTTLRDIASQTIEIGVLLEASRQSVVQRKFAAWAAILAFPTAVAGIYGMNFQNMPELQWHYGYFAVLGFIAFGCTGLWASFKRSGWL
- a CDS encoding M24 family metallopeptidase; translated protein: MTAQPKEAVGAAYSIESMRYAQAMTWQAIEHLAQRIRPGMLESEARELGKQVLADLDMQRIWHPLLVRFGANTLKAFNQRSEGDPVLGEDDIFFIDMGAVWQGHEGDAGATFTTGNDADMIACASAAKALFDRVQARWKNDQVVGLELYRYAEEQARAMGWQLNLDIKGHRVSDFPHAIHRGGDLGDFEHYPNAGLWILEIQIAHPSKPYGAFYEDLLA